The Streptomyces europaeiscabiei genome window below encodes:
- a CDS encoding PepSY domain-containing protein: MKRNIVIATITAVALIGGGTATAIAVAGDDEAPTRKTVSVANDDNDRDDVDDTADSDDTAQDQAEDQAEDQAARDTDQDAEDKAENAAEAKAGQVTADDAIRTALKHKAGTAVSADLDDEGTNLVWDVDVLTGGGKWFSVQVDPGTGKVLGSHADRDDDGDDAAETEQIRTALKGSSVTAAEAAQAAAAKGTVTSVDIDEESTDQAWEVDTTAADGTGSDWRVALDSGKLTADRSND, translated from the coding sequence ATGAAGCGCAACATCGTCATCGCCACCATCACGGCCGTCGCCCTGATCGGCGGCGGCACCGCGACCGCCATCGCGGTAGCGGGTGACGACGAGGCGCCGACGAGGAAGACCGTGTCGGTGGCCAACGACGACAACGACCGCGACGACGTCGACGACACCGCCGACAGCGACGACACGGCCCAGGACCAGGCCGAGGACCAGGCCGAGGACCAGGCCGCCCGCGACACGGACCAGGACGCCGAGGACAAGGCCGAGAACGCCGCCGAGGCGAAGGCCGGCCAGGTCACGGCCGACGACGCGATCAGGACGGCACTGAAGCACAAGGCCGGTACGGCGGTCTCCGCCGACCTCGACGACGAGGGCACGAACCTGGTGTGGGACGTCGACGTGCTGACGGGCGGCGGCAAGTGGTTCAGCGTCCAGGTCGACCCCGGCACCGGCAAGGTCCTCGGCTCGCACGCCGACCGGGACGACGACGGTGACGACGCCGCCGAGACCGAGCAGATCCGGACCGCCCTGAAGGGCAGCTCCGTGACCGCCGCCGAGGCCGCCCAGGCCGCCGCCGCCAAGGGCACGGTGACCTCCGTCGACATCGACGAGGAGAGCACCGACCAGGCCTGGGAGGTCGACACCACCGCCGCCGACGGCACCGGCAGCGACTGGAGGGTCGCCCTCGACTCCGGCAAGCTCACCGCCGACCGCTCCAACGACTGA
- a CDS encoding response regulator, giving the protein MRLLIVEDEKRLAVSLAKGLTAEGYAVDVVHDGVEGLHRASEGSYDLVILDIMLPGMNGYRVCAALRAAGHDVPIFARSVRGRRRLRPAGPANDSCRTWSAGSCNATSGTTSLQPPDKQRRCQVRFRPAEAMRTCPGGRTEQREDNPAGRQSVPEPRPPEPAHHDQGQCFVLCHLATASTASMAASVKKAPPAMA; this is encoded by the coding sequence ATGCGCCTGTTGATCGTGGAAGATGAGAAGCGGCTCGCGGTGTCGCTGGCCAAGGGACTGACGGCCGAGGGCTACGCCGTGGACGTCGTCCACGACGGCGTCGAGGGCCTGCACCGGGCGAGCGAGGGGTCGTACGACCTCGTGATCCTCGACATCATGCTGCCCGGCATGAACGGCTACCGCGTGTGCGCCGCCCTGCGCGCCGCCGGCCACGACGTACCGATCTTCGCAAGATCAGTGAGGGGAAGACGCCGTCTGCGGCCCGCAGGGCCCGCAAACGACTCCTGCCGAACGTGGTCTGCCGGATCATGCAACGCGACCAGCGGAACCACCTCGCTCCAGCCGCCTGACAAACAGAGGCGCTGTCAGGTCAGGTTCCGCCCGGCCGAAGCCATGCGAACATGCCCCGGCGGCCGGACAGAACAACGGGAGGACAACCCAGCAGGGCGTCAGTCAGTGCCCGAGCCACGACCACCGGAACCTGCACACCACGATCAAGGTCAGTGCTTTGTGTTGTGCCACTTGGCCACGGCCAGCACGGCGTCGATGGCCGCCAGCGTGAAGAAGGCGCCGCCTGCGATGGCATAG
- a CDS encoding ribosome-inactivating family protein, giving the protein MPRSQMLSRFRPSTVIPAVLVGALAVTSVNGLATTQHTSLDHKIETVAKDKATDGFSYDLTTGVHSDFAKRYSAILADIRGRLRASHLYGSMTLTRDATDYFPVTLAFGRNSITLVFNTRDLYVVGWRNDGTNEYYRLGEGPATYGIAHTTQLPRWLNYNGIESAAGIGRGDLGISMSAIQGSINDLGNLNVTSAGRDQARALLILVQAFSEGARFDLISSHIHDAITHGTSYHTGTSSRVSTDGNSNHAMSVTGLDLENNWDGLSREAQEATDNHRAVNYAIAGGAFFTLAAIDAVLAVAKWHNTKH; this is encoded by the coding sequence ATGCCTCGATCTCAGATGCTCTCCAGGTTCCGCCCCTCCACCGTCATTCCGGCCGTACTCGTTGGCGCACTCGCTGTCACCAGCGTGAACGGGCTCGCCACGACACAGCACACCTCGCTCGATCACAAGATCGAGACGGTCGCCAAGGACAAGGCGACCGACGGCTTCAGCTACGACCTGACGACCGGCGTCCACAGTGACTTCGCCAAGCGCTACTCGGCCATCCTCGCGGACATCCGGGGACGGCTCAGGGCCAGCCACCTCTATGGCAGCATGACCCTCACTCGTGACGCGACCGACTACTTCCCCGTCACTCTGGCCTTCGGCCGCAACTCGATCACTCTCGTGTTCAACACGAGGGACCTCTACGTCGTCGGCTGGCGGAACGACGGCACGAACGAGTACTACCGGCTGGGCGAAGGGCCCGCGACCTACGGCATCGCCCACACGACACAGTTGCCGCGCTGGCTCAACTACAACGGCATAGAGTCGGCTGCCGGCATCGGTCGGGGAGATCTCGGCATCTCCATGAGCGCCATCCAGGGATCGATCAACGACCTCGGCAACCTGAACGTCACGTCAGCCGGTCGGGACCAGGCGCGAGCCCTGCTGATCCTCGTCCAGGCCTTCTCCGAGGGTGCCCGCTTCGACTTGATCTCCTCCCACATCCATGACGCGATCACCCACGGCACCAGTTACCACACGGGAACGTCGTCACGGGTCAGCACCGACGGGAACAGCAACCATGCGATGTCGGTGACGGGCTTGGACCTTGAGAACAACTGGGACGGGCTCTCCAGAGAGGCCCAGGAAGCAACGGACAACCACAGGGCCGTGAACTATGCCATCGCAGGCGGCGCCTTCTTCACGCTGGCGGCCATCGACGCCGTGCTGGCCGTGGCCAAGTGGCACAACACAAAGCACTGA
- a CDS encoding ATP-binding protein, with amino-acid sequence MTVTRGRESGLPAPLTSFVGRGRETAEVRRLLGTARLVTLTGTGGVGKTRLARETAAASVKAFPGGVWLIGLASVHDPAAVPGVAWAALGLSDQGGRPVREQLAAHLSGRRVLLVLDNCEHLLDACAELAQELLETAPGLRILATSREPLALTGEHVFPVPALDGTEAAELLRDRTAAVRPDFQVTDENRETVSRLCADLDGLPLAIELAASRLRILSVEQVVERLEDRFTLLTAGSRTARPHQRTLRAAIDWSWDLCTPAEQVLWARLSVFAGSFTLDAVEDVCTGGAVEAGDVVDLLDRLASQSLVECAHRGAVPRYRLLETIRQYGCEHLADAREDQRLRRRHRDFYLALVTRLQEDWLGPRQAEILARLRDEHSNLLTALEYRSARPAPHDASACNDPQATLALAGALIHHWVAGGFLTEGRRQLERALAEAPGPTPVRAHALMAAAFVAQNQYDLTAADGWLAEAGALAEQLGEPVLLAHVRGHRGVSALFQGRMEEALSHVERAVAEHTALGDPFGKVSWLNTLAIFRYVAADPRAPETGLKALAAGAVHGERWARAHLLMTMGRRAWTLGELPEAEGLVRSALKTLRGFGDTTGVAKMVEQLAWITASVGDHGRAGRLLGVARSLRHATGVTIAAGEPRDMEYHDRCSAEVRQALGRAGYEQALRDGAALDDPAAAIDYALEPEGETRTVTGPAGAAPPVSPLTRREEQVAALVAQGMTNRRIAAELVLSPRTIDSHVDRILTKLGFSSRAQVAAWWAAH; translated from the coding sequence ATGACGGTCACGAGGGGAAGGGAGAGCGGCCTGCCTGCTCCGCTCACGAGCTTCGTGGGACGGGGGCGGGAGACCGCTGAGGTGCGGCGTCTTCTGGGGACGGCGCGGCTGGTGACGCTGACCGGGACGGGCGGGGTGGGCAAGACCCGACTGGCCCGGGAGACGGCCGCCGCGTCGGTGAAGGCGTTCCCGGGCGGGGTGTGGCTGATCGGCCTGGCCTCGGTGCACGACCCGGCAGCCGTGCCGGGCGTGGCCTGGGCCGCGCTGGGGCTGTCCGACCAAGGTGGCCGGCCGGTCCGTGAGCAGCTCGCCGCCCATCTGTCCGGGCGTCGGGTGCTGCTGGTACTGGACAACTGCGAGCACCTGCTCGACGCGTGCGCTGAACTGGCACAGGAGCTGCTGGAGACCGCGCCCGGGTTGCGGATCCTGGCCACCAGCCGGGAGCCCTTGGCACTGACGGGTGAACACGTCTTTCCGGTTCCGGCGCTGGACGGGACGGAGGCGGCGGAGCTGTTGCGGGACCGGACCGCGGCGGTGCGCCCCGACTTCCAGGTCACCGACGAGAACAGGGAAACGGTCAGTCGGTTGTGCGCTGATCTGGACGGGCTGCCACTGGCGATCGAGCTGGCCGCCTCCCGGCTGCGCATCCTGTCGGTGGAACAGGTGGTGGAGCGCTTGGAGGACCGGTTCACACTGCTCACGGCCGGCAGCCGCACGGCACGACCGCATCAGCGAACGCTGCGCGCGGCCATCGACTGGAGCTGGGATCTGTGCACCCCCGCGGAGCAGGTGCTGTGGGCCCGGTTGTCGGTGTTCGCCGGGAGTTTCACGCTGGACGCCGTCGAGGACGTCTGCACGGGCGGGGCCGTCGAGGCAGGTGACGTAGTGGACCTGTTGGACAGGCTGGCCAGCCAGTCGTTGGTGGAGTGCGCCCATCGCGGCGCAGTGCCACGTTACCGGCTGCTGGAGACCATTCGTCAGTACGGGTGCGAGCACTTGGCCGACGCCCGCGAGGACCAGCGGCTGCGGCGACGGCACCGTGACTTCTATCTCGCCCTGGTGACGCGCCTCCAGGAGGACTGGCTCGGTCCGCGGCAGGCGGAGATCCTTGCGCGGCTGCGGGACGAGCACAGCAATCTGCTGACGGCCCTGGAGTACCGGAGTGCGAGACCGGCGCCGCATGATGCTTCCGCCTGCAATGACCCGCAGGCCACCCTGGCGCTGGCCGGCGCCCTCATCCACCACTGGGTCGCGGGCGGATTCCTCACCGAGGGGCGCCGACAACTGGAGCGTGCCCTCGCGGAGGCTCCCGGCCCCACCCCGGTGCGGGCTCACGCGTTGATGGCGGCCGCGTTCGTGGCGCAGAACCAGTACGACTTGACGGCAGCGGACGGGTGGCTGGCGGAGGCTGGTGCACTGGCCGAGCAGCTGGGCGAACCAGTCCTGCTCGCCCATGTACGCGGCCACCGAGGTGTGTCGGCACTGTTCCAGGGCCGGATGGAGGAAGCGCTCTCCCACGTGGAACGGGCAGTGGCCGAACACACCGCACTCGGCGACCCGTTCGGCAAGGTGAGCTGGCTGAACACGCTGGCCATCTTCCGCTATGTGGCCGCGGACCCGCGCGCGCCGGAGACCGGTCTGAAGGCGCTCGCGGCCGGGGCGGTACACGGCGAGCGATGGGCCCGTGCTCATCTGCTCATGACGATGGGCCGTCGTGCCTGGACGCTGGGTGAACTGCCGGAGGCCGAGGGCTTGGTGCGGTCTGCGCTGAAGACGCTGCGGGGCTTTGGTGACACCACCGGCGTCGCCAAGATGGTCGAGCAGCTGGCCTGGATCACTGCGTCGGTGGGTGACCATGGCCGGGCCGGCCGTTTACTGGGCGTGGCGCGATCGCTGCGGCACGCCACCGGCGTCACCATCGCCGCGGGCGAGCCGCGGGACATGGAGTACCACGACCGCTGCTCGGCCGAGGTGCGCCAGGCTCTGGGCCGCGCCGGCTACGAGCAGGCGCTGCGGGACGGCGCCGCGCTCGACGACCCCGCCGCAGCCATCGACTACGCCCTGGAACCCGAGGGAGAGACCAGAACCGTTACCGGCCCGGCCGGGGCCGCGCCGCCCGTGAGCCCGCTGACCCGCAGGGAGGAGCAGGTCGCCGCGCTGGTCGCCCAGGGCATGACCAACCGGCGGATCGCCGCCGAGCTCGTGCTCTCACCACGCACCATCGACAGCCACGTCGACCGCATCCTGACCAAGCTCGGCTTCTCCTCCCGGGCCCAGGTCGCCGCGTGGTGGGCGGCGCATTAG